Proteins from a single region of Chryseomicrobium sp. FSL W7-1435:
- a CDS encoding DUF4242 domain-containing protein: protein MTTLYLVESVFNGTIKDKESFEQKVEAVRDEIGTQGAVLIEVQVAKDLSRAFFIIEAEERTLVNESLRKLEVPVTLIKPVRLVGTELEEVKKQADTVNYLVEWNLPENLTMDAYLERKSKNSVHYDEVPEVKFSRTYVCEDMTKCLCFYDSPDESTVKKAREAVMAPIDTLTELS from the coding sequence ATGACCACTTTATATCTAGTCGAATCTGTTTTTAATGGCACTATCAAGGACAAGGAATCATTCGAGCAAAAAGTAGAAGCTGTTCGTGACGAGATTGGCACTCAAGGTGCTGTTTTGATTGAAGTCCAGGTAGCAAAAGATTTATCACGTGCTTTTTTCATTATCGAAGCTGAAGAACGCACTTTAGTGAATGAATCATTACGCAAACTAGAAGTTCCGGTCACTCTGATCAAACCGGTGCGACTAGTCGGTACAGAACTAGAAGAAGTGAAAAAACAGGCGGACACGGTAAATTATTTGGTAGAGTGGAACCTTCCAGAGAACCTTACAATGGATGCTTACTTAGAAAGAAAATCGAAAAACTCGGTCCACTATGATGAGGTCCCTGAAGTGAAGTTCTCTCGCACATATGTGTGTGAAGATATGACGAAATGTCTATGCTTCTATGATTCTCCTGATGAATCAACCGTTAAGAAGGCGCGTGAAGCTGTAATGGCACCGATTGATACATTGACTGAACTATCGTAA
- a CDS encoding acyl-CoA dehydrogenase family protein, with product MAHTDRLQELIAEKLKPYVKRIDTEAFYASDFLKSLGQNGFLDSSEGISYSREVMLVEEIAKVCMTTAFNFWCHLAAMTYIRQSTNLHLKEHLLPQFENGSILGATGLSNPMKYYAGLEKLHLRAKKVDGGYIISGKLPSVSNLGDDHWFGIVAEVDDARRIMAIVPCRTEGLSLKEKAEYLGVNGSATFACSFEEVWIPDNWIVAEDADVFIPIIRPAFVLYQTPLGFGVTRGSIDSILQVCNKQMGCNSYLPIQSEELEEQLVTLKNSVYDIAKAGPSVGYWKELLKLRLEVAYLAAKATHGTMLHQGGAGYLMSSGPSRRLRESYFLLNLTPTVKHLEKLLHSN from the coding sequence GTGGCACACACAGACCGTTTGCAAGAGCTGATTGCTGAAAAATTAAAGCCATATGTGAAGAGAATCGATACAGAGGCGTTTTATGCATCTGACTTTTTAAAGAGTTTAGGTCAAAATGGGTTTCTCGATTCTTCTGAAGGTATTTCCTATTCACGTGAGGTGATGTTGGTAGAGGAGATTGCGAAGGTATGTATGACCACGGCATTTAATTTTTGGTGCCATTTGGCTGCGATGACCTACATCCGTCAAAGTACCAATCTTCATCTGAAGGAACACCTACTGCCACAATTTGAAAACGGCTCAATATTAGGTGCCACGGGGCTCTCAAACCCTATGAAATATTATGCAGGACTTGAAAAGCTACATTTGCGGGCGAAGAAGGTGGACGGCGGTTATATCATTTCAGGGAAGTTACCTTCAGTCTCGAACTTAGGGGACGACCACTGGTTTGGAATAGTGGCCGAAGTGGATGACGCAAGACGCATCATGGCTATTGTTCCCTGCCGAACAGAGGGCTTGTCTCTAAAGGAAAAAGCGGAGTATTTGGGAGTCAACGGTAGTGCTACTTTTGCATGTTCGTTTGAAGAGGTTTGGATTCCGGACAATTGGATTGTGGCAGAAGATGCTGACGTATTCATCCCTATAATCCGACCTGCATTTGTTCTTTATCAAACTCCCTTAGGGTTTGGGGTCACGAGAGGATCCATTGACTCGATTCTCCAAGTCTGCAATAAACAGATGGGGTGTAATAGTTATTTGCCGATCCAGTCTGAAGAACTTGAGGAACAATTGGTTACTCTAAAAAACAGCGTCTACGACATAGCAAAAGCCGGTCCTAGTGTTGGGTATTGGAAAGAATTACTCAAGCTAAGGCTTGAAGTCGCTTATTTGGCAGCCAAAGCTACTCACGGTACGATGTTGCATCAGGGAGGAGCAGGTTATTTAATGTCTAGTGGTCCGTCACGGAGATTGCGTGAGTCCTATTTCTTGTTAAACCTGACTCCTACGGTAAAACATTTAGAAAAACTCCTTCACTCAAACTGA
- a CDS encoding ABC transporter permease: MKLKSLAPAGIGFVLLIAVWQMIYTFGDYDAVLFPPPIAVGTAILSLIQDGTLITHIQVSLYRFLLGYLSAVVIAVGLGLLLGRLPLLWSILDPIAQVIRPVSPIAWSPFIVLWFGIGDIPAIVIIFIAAFFPVLLSTVGAVRKVDANYLKVADNFEVKGFQLLFKVIFPAAFPFIANGLHIAVGTAWIFLVAGEMVGAQSGLGYLIVDARNSMRLDFVMAGIVFIGVLGLLLDKVVGVFERWINRQWGIRAT, from the coding sequence ATGAAACTAAAATCTTTAGCGCCGGCAGGGATTGGCTTTGTACTCTTAATCGCTGTGTGGCAAATGATCTATACTTTTGGCGATTACGATGCTGTGTTGTTCCCACCGCCAATAGCAGTGGGTACAGCCATTTTGAGTCTCATACAAGACGGGACACTGATAACACACATTCAAGTTAGCCTCTATCGTTTCCTGCTAGGATATTTATCTGCTGTTGTTATTGCTGTCGGTCTAGGACTCTTATTGGGAAGACTACCACTGCTTTGGAGCATACTCGACCCGATTGCCCAAGTGATTCGACCTGTATCTCCCATCGCCTGGTCTCCATTTATTGTCCTATGGTTTGGAATCGGGGATATTCCAGCCATCGTCATCATCTTTATTGCTGCCTTTTTCCCTGTTCTGCTGTCAACAGTTGGGGCAGTCCGTAAAGTAGATGCCAATTATCTAAAGGTGGCTGATAATTTTGAGGTGAAAGGGTTTCAGCTCCTTTTTAAGGTGATCTTCCCTGCAGCCTTTCCATTCATTGCGAATGGACTTCATATAGCAGTGGGTACGGCGTGGATATTCTTAGTAGCTGGTGAAATGGTCGGGGCACAATCTGGACTTGGATATCTCATTGTGGATGCACGAAATTCCATGCGGCTAGACTTTGTGATGGCGGGAATTGTATTTATAGGGGTCTTAGGTTTGCTTTTAGATAAGGTAGTAGGGGTATTCGAAAGATGGATCAATAGACAATGGGGTATTCGTGCCACATAA
- a CDS encoding helix-turn-helix domain-containing protein has product MRETRYNLPCNIAQTLNLIGDRWTLLVLHEILVGTKTFNDLKKQLLGISSNILSDRLKHLEKSGLVRSSLYSEHPPRYEYALTESGKALEPVFNAMVLWGSEHLDPCYKKLVHTSCQHEVEIAYYCPHCEENVTQLETTVLRDEVTE; this is encoded by the coding sequence ATGCGCGAAACACGATACAATTTGCCTTGCAATATAGCACAGACTTTAAACTTGATTGGGGACCGCTGGACGTTACTCGTTCTTCATGAGATCTTGGTCGGCACAAAGACTTTCAATGATTTAAAAAAACAATTGCTAGGAATCTCATCGAATATACTTTCTGACCGATTGAAGCACTTAGAAAAATCAGGACTCGTACGTTCATCTCTTTATTCGGAACATCCACCTCGATACGAATACGCTCTCACAGAAAGCGGGAAGGCACTAGAACCCGTGTTTAATGCCATGGTTCTATGGGGGAGCGAGCACCTGGACCCTTGCTATAAAAAGCTGGTCCATACTTCTTGTCAACATGAAGTGGAGATTGCCTATTATTGTCCCCACTGCGAAGAAAATGTAACACAGCTTGAAACGACTGTTTTGAGAGATGAAGTAACAGAGTAG